Genomic segment of Deltaproteobacteria bacterium:
GAAGCGCAGCTGCCAGTACCGCCGCTCGGCGAGCGCCCGGCCCGGGGCGAAGGTCGCCTGCGTGCCGGGTTCGAGCTTCCTCACGCCCGCGAAGATGCTGCCGGGCGCCGGAATGTATCCGAGCGACAGGTAGTGATGGAGGCTCGTGAGGTCGAGATCCTCGCACCAGCCGCCGGCCATGAGCGCGGTGATCTCCGAGGCGAACGCCACCGCGCCGGGTCGGGTCGCGACGTAGAGCGGCTTGATGCCGATCCGGTCGCGCGCGAGGCAGAGGATGCGCTTGCGGGCGTCCCACAGCGCGAGCGCGAACATGCCGTCGAGATGACGGACGAAATCCTCGCCGTGCTCCTCGTAGAGATGGGGGATGACGGCGACGTCCGAGTGCGACGTGACCCGATGGCCGCGCGCCTCGAGCTCTCGACGCAGCGCCGGCGAATTGTAGATTTCGCCGTTGCAGACCACGACGACCGAGCCCTCCTCGTTGGCGAGCGGCTGATGTCCGCCCTCGAGGTCGTTGATGCTGAGACGGGTCATGCCCATCCCGAACGCGCCGTCGAGGAAATGCCCCTCGTGGTCGGGTCCGCGATGCACGATCGCCGAGCACATCCGATGGAGCGTCCCGTCGCTCATCGGCGTACCGTCACCGTAGTTGTATTGGCCGACTATCCCGCACATGTCAGACGATCTCGAACGAAACGTTCAGGCGCGCGCGCGCGCGGCGGCATCCATGAGCACGCCACGGATGTGTCGCCAACGCTCGGCGCCCACGAGCTGCTTTCCGAGCTTCTTCACGGCGTGAAACGACTGCAGGGTCGCGAGGGCCACGCGGCGGCCCGTGCAGACCTGACGAAGGAACTCCGGCGTGGTGCGTTGCTTCACCGCGATACGCGGCACTTCGTAGGGATCGGTGCGGACCGAAACGAGCCCCGGCTCGCTCGTACAGAAGGCGCGATAGCCGAGCTCCTTGATGAGTGCGCCCATGCCCGGCGCGGCGCTGCCGCGCGGCAACGACGCGAAGTGCACGGCTTGTCCGAGCCCGTCCTCCAGGATGCGCTTCGACTCGCCGAACTCGCGGCGGATCTCGTCGGGATCGGCCCGGTGGAGGAAGGGATGCGTGAGCGAATGGCTTCCGATCTCCATGCCGGCCGCGACCATCTCGCGGAGCTCGCGCCAGCCGAGCGCCCGCGGGGCGCCCACCTGGCTCGCGATCACGAAGAAGCACCCCGGCCAGCCGCGCTCGGCCAGCCGGGCGAACGCGACCGTGTAGTCCGTGAGATAGCCGTCGTCGAACGAGAGGACGAAGCGGCCCGACGACGGCGTCGCGAGCACGTCGACAAGCCGGCTCGGCCGCAGCCCGGGCGCGTCGAGGGCGGCGAGGTGCGCGGCGAACTGGGCCTGGCTCAGGACGTACGCCTGCGCCGCGGGCGCCGGCGCATCGGGGCGCTCGACGAAGTTGTGGTACGCGAAGATCGCGGCGCCGTTCATCGCGGCTCCGCGACGAGGGCGGCGAGGCCGTTCGCGGCGTGTTCGCCGCCCGCGGCGACCGCCGCGTAGACGGCCTCGAGACGCCGCACCATGCTGCGGGAGCCGTAGCGCTCCTCGACGACCCGCCGCGCCGCCGATCCGAGCCGGGTCGCGAGCGCGCCATCGTCGAGCACGCGCCCGACCGCCGCCGCCATGGCGTCCGGGTCGCCCGCCGGCACGAGCAGCCCGCTCCGTCCGTCGGCAACGACCTCCGGGTTTCCGCCGACCGTGGTCGCGACGACGGGCAACCCCATCGCCATCGCCTCGAGGAGCGCGTTCGACATGCCTTCGGTGCGCGACGGCAACACGAACGCGTCGAGCGCCGCCAGCACCTCGCGGACGTCGGCGCGATCTCCGAGCAGCCGCACCCGTGACGCCAGGCCGCGCGCGGCGACGTCGCGCTCGATCTCCGACCGCAGCGGGCCGTCACCGACGACGACCGCCGCGAGCGTGCGCCCCGCGTCGCCGAGCGCGTGGACCGCGGCGATCAGCGTCGCGGTGCCCTTGCGCGGCTCCAGGCGGCCGACCGTGCCGATCACCGGCGTCGCCGCGTCGAGGCCGAGCGCCGCTTTCGCGGCGGCACGGTCCGCGCCCGGCCGGAAGCGATTCGTATCGACGCCGCTCGGGATCACGTCCGTCCGCCCCCCTGCCCGGCCGCTCGGCCGCAGGATCTCGGCGTTCACGACGATGCGATCCGCCGCGTGCACCACGAGATCGGCGAGCCAGCGCTGTACGCCGCGCTCCTTGTTGACGCTTCGCCGCGCCGCGACCATCCGGCAACCGCCCGCGCGCCGGGCCGCCAGGAGCGCGATCGTTCCGGCGCGCCACTCGAAGTACTGCACGATGCCGACACCGTGCGCCCGCAGCGCCGCTGCGGCCTCCCGCACGCAGCGGAGGAAATCGCGGCCCACCATCGACGGCCCGAGGCCGAGCTCGACGAGCGGTACCCCCGCCGCGCGGATCTGGTCCCCGAGCGGGCCGTGCCCCTTGGCGCAGACGACGATCGGCGTGAAGCGCGCGCGGTCGATCAGCCGCAGCACCTCGAGGAGGTGCCGTTGCGTACCGCCGCTCACGAGCTCGGGCGAAAAGAACGCGATCGCGCGGGGGGTCTGGTCAGGCGAGGACGACACGGCGGGAGCTCACGTAGCGTTTGAAGACGACGGTCAGCACGACGAGGATGTAGGTGATGGGATTCAACCACATGTCGGCGAAGAAACTGTAGAAGAGCAACAGCACGAGGCTGGGTTCGAGGGCGGCCGCGATCCAGCGCAGATCCGACGGCGTCGCCGGAGAGCGTTGGATCCACCGAATATCACGCAGGGTCACCCAGTAGAGCAGCAAGAAGAGCGCGAAGCAGAAAATCCCGCCTTCGCTGAGCGCCCAGATGTAGGAATTGTGCGGCGGTCTATAGAACGGATCGTTGTAGACCTGTCGGGCGACCTCGCGGAAGTTTCCGAGCCCGATCCCGAAGATCGGATATTCGAGGAAGATGTCCCATCCGAGGCCGACGGTCTCGACGCGGCGCTCGGTCGAGTGGGTGCCGAGGTTGCCGCCCCGTCCCTGTGCGAACGGATTGAGGTTCGCGATGCGGTCGAGGTTCTCCTGGGGCACGATCGTGAGCATCATGCCGACCATCAGGAAGGCCAGGAGAATCACCTTGATGCGGCCGCCCCTCATCGCGCCGCGCTCGCGGGTCAGGAGGTACAGGAGCACCCCGAGTCCGAGGAAGCCGCTGCGCGACGCGGTGAGCAGCACCGTCAGCACGAGCGACCCGATCAC
This window contains:
- a CDS encoding polysaccharide deacetylase family protein, with translation MNGAAIFAYHNFVERPDAPAPAAQAYVLSQAQFAAHLAALDAPGLRPSRLVDVLATPSSGRFVLSFDDGYLTDYTVAFARLAERGWPGCFFVIASQVGAPRALGWRELREMVAAGMEIGSHSLTHPFLHRADPDEIRREFGESKRILEDGLGQAVHFASLPRGSAAPGMGALIKELGYRAFCTSEPGLVSVRTDPYEVPRIAVKQRTTPEFLRQVCTGRRVALATLQSFHAVKKLGKQLVGAERWRHIRGVLMDAAARARA
- a CDS encoding glycosyltransferase — encoded protein: MSSSPDQTPRAIAFFSPELVSGGTQRHLLEVLRLIDRARFTPIVVCAKGHGPLGDQIRAAGVPLVELGLGPSMVGRDFLRCVREAAAALRAHGVGIVQYFEWRAGTIALLAARRAGGCRMVAARRSVNKERGVQRWLADLVVHAADRIVVNAEILRPSGRAGGRTDVIPSGVDTNRFRPGADRAAAKAALGLDAATPVIGTVGRLEPRKGTATLIAAVHALGDAGRTLAAVVVGDGPLRSEIERDVAARGLASRVRLLGDRADVREVLAALDAFVLPSRTEGMSNALLEAMAMGLPVVATTVGGNPEVVADGRSGLLVPAGDPDAMAAAVGRVLDDGALATRLGSAARRVVEERYGSRSMVRRLEAVYAAVAAGGEHAANGLAALVAEPR